The DNA window CCGTCACTGCGGCGCTCGGCGGCCGCTACCGCCGCCCGGCCGAGTTCATCCGGGGATGCCCCGAACGCCCGCCTGACACCCGCACGAGCTTCGGGCGTTTGCATGCGCTCCAGCAAAGCGTCGAATTCGCCGGTGAGCCTGTCAAGCACGGCTTCTCCGGCTCGTGAGAGCGCGTCGAACCTGTCCAGCGACATGAGCACCGCCCGCGGGGTGTTGTGCCGAGTGATGATGACGAGGCGATCCTGCGCCACGGTGTCGAGAATGCGACCGAACTCGTTCTGGGCCTCCGTCGCCGTAACGGACACCACCCCGGTGCGCTCGGTCGTCTGGGAGAGTCGGTTCACCCCCCGGGCTCTCGGCTCTTTTTTCATACTCCCCTCCCCTGATTCGGATGCTGCTCGCAGATTAGCTAAATCTGCCATTTTCGCCAAACTTGTCAACTGATCTCCTCCCATGATGAGGTGGGGCGGGTGGCCTTCACCCTCCATCGATGGGCGCTCGGGACGCCCTGGAAACTCCCGGGGAGCGACGGCGTACAATCCAGCCGTCCGGTCCGGGTGCACGAAACTGTTTCCTTCCGAGACGGGAGTCGCTATCTTGTGCGCCGCCGGACCTCCCCATCCAGCATCCCGTAGCAGCACCATCCCCGCAATCTCTCCTGCAACGACGATGACCGACCCACGACGTGCCGTGCCCGCGGCGCTGACGCTGGCGTGTATCCTCTCCCTGCCGGCGTCCCCTCGCGAAGCCGCCGCCCAGGCCCCCGCGGCCGCGGCGACGCGCCCGACGCTCACCACGCTGCCGGCCGCGCGCGCCCGGCCGCCCGCCTCGCGCCGGCCCGCGCCCGCCCCGGCGCGCCCGGCCGCGGCCCCCGTGGCCCGGCGGCCGGCCGTGCGCCCGGCGGCCAACCCCGCGCCGCTGCCGGCCAACGCGCGGGCGCTGGCGGCCAACGGCGAGAAGTGGGAGCACATCTCGCCCCAGGCCGTGAACCTGGGCCCGCTCACGCTCCCGGTGGGGCGCGGGCACGCGGGGCCGTCGGTGCTGCGGGTGCAGGTGCTGCTGGACCGCGCGGCTTTCTCGCCCGCGATGATCGACGGGCGCTGGGGGAAGAACACCACCAACGCCGTCTACTGGCTGCAGGCGCGCGAGGGGCTCCCCGCCACCGGCGTGGTCGACGAGGCCACCTACGCGCGGCTCTCGGAGCTGGCCGGCAGCCCCACGGAGCTCGTCCGCCGCCACACGCTCACCGCCGACGACGTGCGGGGGCCGTTCGTCTCGATCCCGGGGAACATCTACGAGCACGCGCGGCTGGACTGCTCGTGCTACGAATCGCTCTCCGAGAAGCTCACCGAGCTCTTCCACGTGCGCGTGGAGCTGCTCCAGAAGCTGAACCCCGGCGTGAACCTGGACCGGCTGAAAGCGGGCGACCAGCTCAACGTGCTGAACGTGCGCGACCCCAACGCCCCGCCCGCGGGGCAGGTGGCCGCGCTGGTGGTGTCGG is part of the Longimicrobium sp. genome and encodes:
- a CDS encoding L,D-transpeptidase family protein; its protein translation is MTDPRRAVPAALTLACILSLPASPREAAAQAPAAAATRPTLTTLPAARARPPASRRPAPAPARPAAAPVARRPAVRPAANPAPLPANARALAANGEKWEHISPQAVNLGPLTLPVGRGHAGPSVLRVQVLLDRAAFSPAMIDGRWGKNTTNAVYWLQAREGLPATGVVDEATYARLSELAGSPTELVRRHTLTADDVRGPFVSIPGNIYEHARLDCSCYESLSEKLTELFHVRVELLQKLNPGVNLDRLKAGDQLNVLNVRDPNAPPAGQVAALVVSGTDNYVQALDAGGRILYHFAATLGSTFDPSPEGDFTVLEVHPNPWWRYQPRLLAHVDDWKPEAMIPPGPNNAVGRVWMTLSAPHYGIHGTKSPETIGYAQSAGCVRLTNWDVTFLSRRIPMGTPVQFRGTRTRPQAPARAAQAAAPSAPAGPRVLGVRADSARDTTAAAPRDTSRAPAQPDSAKRETPPAPKPAAPAANPAPTPAPATPTPAPAPAPAPAPVKPDSAAAGS
- a CDS encoding type II toxin-antitoxin system prevent-host-death family antitoxin, with translation MNRLSQTTERTGVVSVTATEAQNEFGRILDTVAQDRLVIITRHNTPRAVLMSLDRFDALSRAGEAVLDRLTGEFDALLERMQTPEARAGVRRAFGASPDELGRAAVAAAERRSDG